A segment of the Pseudomonas serboccidentalis genome:
GGTAACAACTGAGTCAGCCTGCAACTGTTGATCGAGACGGCCTTCATGGCCGTCTCTTTGTTTGTGCAACCTGCTTCTGATAAACCCTTGGTACTTTTACTCGCCACACAACACACATTTGTCATCAAACCGATTGATAGCACCCTAACGAAAGGTGCATGCTAGAGGGCTCGAATCGGTCTTATATCATTCCGAATGATAGTTACCTTTGCTTCATTCGATTCGTGCCATCACACCCCGCCGAGCATCATCCGCCCATCTTCAATACTTTGGCGGATGATTCCATGGAACAGTCACTCAAACATTTGCGCTTCCCGTTGGCCCTGTTGGCCGTACTGGTGATGAGCGCCTGCGGCAAGACTCCGGAGACTGCCGCCACTATGCCTGCTGCCAAAGTCAGCGTGGCCAAGGTGCTGGAGCAACCGGTCAACGAGTGGGACGAATTCACCGGGCGCCTTGAGGCGCCGGAAACCGTTGAAATCCGTCCTCGGGTCTCCGGCCAGATCGACGAGGTCGCTTTCACCGAAGGCGCGCTGGTCAAGAAAGGCGACCTGCTGTTCCAGATCGACCCGCGCCCGTTCCAGGCCGAGGTTCGCCGCCTCGAAGCCCTGGTCGCCCAGGCCCGCGCCAACGCCACTCGCAGTGAAAACGAAGCCGGACGTGGTGAACGCCTGCGTGCCAGCAACGCCATCTCTGCTGAACTGGCCGACTCGCGCACCAGCGCTGCACAAGAGGCCCGCGCCGCTGTCGGTGCCCTGCAAGCGCAGCTGGACCTGGCCAAACTGAACCTGAGCTTCACCCGCGTGACCGCGCCGATCAGCGGCCGCGTCAGCCGTGCCGAGATCACCGCCGGCAACCTGGTCACCGCCGATACCACCCCGCTGACCAGCGTAGTGTCCACCGACAAGGTCTACGCCTACTTCGATGCTGACGAGCGTGTGTTCCTCAAATACACCCAACTCGCCCGTAACGGTCAGCGCGGCGCCACCACTCCGGTGTACATGGGCCTGTCCAACGAAGACGGCAATCCGCACCTGGGCCAGATGAACTTCGTCGATAACCAGGTCAACCCGAAAACCGGCACCATCCGTGGTCGCGCCGTGTTCGACAACAGCGACGGCACCTACACCCCGGGCCTGTACGCACGACTGAAACTGGTCGGCAGCGGCACCTACAACGCCATGCTGATCAATGACGAAGCGGTCGGCACCGACCTGGGCAAGAAGTTCGTGCTGGTGATGGATGCGGACAACAAAACCGTCTACCGCGCCGTCGAACTCGGTCCGAAGATCGAGGGCCTGCGCATCGTGCGCACCGGCCTGAACAAGGACGACACGATCATCGTCAAGGGCCTGCAGCGGGTACGTCCTGGTTCGCCGGTGACCCCTGAAGTGATCCCGATGGCCAGCGAGCAGACCATTGCCGCCCTGGCTCAACAACGTCAAGCGCTGGAAGCCAGCAACCTGCCCAAAGTCGCACCTGCCAAAGGCGCGCCGGGATCGGTTGTGAAGCTGGCTGCTACGACCCCACGCGGTTAAGGGACGACAACTCCGATGAATTTTTCCCAATTCTTCATTTCACGGCCGATCTTCGCAGCGGTGCTCTCGCTGTTGATCCTGATCGCCGGTGCGATCTCGCTGTTCCAGCTACCGATCAGCGAATACCCGGAAGTCGTGCCGCCAACCGTGGTGGTACGTGCCAACTTCCCGGGCGCCAACCCCAAAGTCATCGGTGAAACCGTGGCCGCTCCACTGGAGCAAGCCATCACCGGCGTCGAGAACATGCTGTACATGTCCTCGCAGTCCACTGCTGACGGCAAGATCACCCTGACCATCACCTTCGCCCTGGGCACCGACCTGGACAACGCGCAGGTACAGGTGCAAAACCGGGTGACCCGTACCGAACCGAAACTTCCAGAAGAAGTGACGCGCATCGGTATCACCGTCGACAAGGCGTCGCCCGACCTGACCATGGTTGTGCACTTGACCTCGCCGGACAAACGCTACGACATGCTCTACCTCTCCAACTACGCGATCCTCAACATCAAGGATGAGCTCGCGCGGTTGGGCGGTGTCGGTGACGTGCAGCTGTTCGGTATGGGCGACTACTCGCTGCGGGTCTGGCTCGATCCGAACAAGACCGCTTCGCGTAACCTGACCGCCACCGATGTGGTGACGGCGATTCGTGAACAGAACCGTCAGGTGGCGGCCGGTCAACTCGGTGCACCCCCTGCCCCGAATGCGCAGAGCTTCCAGCTGTCGGTCAACACGCAGGGCCGTCTGGTCTCCGAGGAAGAGTTCGAGAACATCATCATTCGCTCCGGCGACAATGGCGAGATCACCCGCCTCAAAGACATCGCTCGCGTCGAGCTGGGGTCCAGCCAGTACGCCCTGCGCTCGTTGCTGAACAATCAGCCGGCGGTGGCGATCCCGATCTTCCAGCGTCCAGGCTCCAACGCCATCCAGATCTCGAACGAAGTTCGCGACAAGATGGAAGAGCTGAAGAAAGGCTTCCCGCAAGGCATGGACTACAGCATCGTCTATGACCCGACGATCTTCGTGCGCGGCTCGATCGAGGCGGTGGTTCACACCCTCTTCGAAGCGCTGATCCTCGTGGTGCTGGTGGTGATTCTGTTCCTGCAGACCTGGCGCGCCTCGATCATTCCGTTGGTGGCGGTGCCGGTATCGTTGATCGGTACGTTTGCGGTGATGCACCTGTTCGGCTTCTCGCTCAACGCCCTGTCGCTGTTCGGCCTGGTACTGGCGATCGGGATCGTGGTGGACGACGCCATCGTGGTGGTGGAGAACGTCGAGCGCAACATTGAACTGGGGCTCAACCCCTTCGATGCGACCAAAAAGGCCATGGGCGAAGTGACCGGCCCGATCATCGCGACGGCGCTGGTGTTGTGTGCGGTGTTTATTCCGGCGGCGTTCATCTCCGGCCTCACCGGGCAGTTCTACAAGCAGTTCGCGCTGACCATTGCGATCTCGACCGTGATCTCGGCGTTCAACTCGCTGACCCTGTCGCCAGCACTGGCGGCGGTGTTGCTGAAAAGTCATGACGCACCGAAAGACCGCTTCTCCAAAGTGCTGGACAAGATCTTCGGTGGCTGGCTGTTCCGTCCGTTCAACCGCTTCTTTGACAAGGCCAGCCATGGCTACGTCGGTACTGTACGCCGGGTCATCCGTGGCAGCGGCATCGCCCTGTTCCTGTATGCAGGCCTGATGGTGCTGACGTTCTTCGGTTTCGCCAACACCCCGACCGGTTTCGTACCGGGCCAGGACAAACAATACCTGGTGGCCTTCGCGCAACTGCCGGACGCCGCAAGCCTGGATCGTACCGAAGACGTGATCAAGCGCATGTCCGACCTGGCCCTGAAACAGCCAGGCGTGGAAAGCGCCGTAGCGTTCCCCGGTCTGTCGATCAACGGCTTCACCAACAGCCCGAACGCCGGCATCGTGTTCGTGACCCTGAAACCGTTCGACGAGCGTAAAGACCCGAGCATGTCCGCCGGTGCCATCGCCGGCGCCCTGAACGGCCAGTACGCGAACATTCAGGAAGCGTACATGGCGATCTTCCCGCCACCGCCGGTACAAGGCCTGGGCACCATTGGTGGTTTCCGCCTGCAAATCGAAGACCGGGGCAACCTGGGCTACGACGAGCTGTACAAGGAAACCATGAACATCATCGCCAAGAGCCATAACGTGCCTGAACTGGCCGGGCTGTTCACCAGTTACACGGTGAACGTGCCACAGGTCGATGCCGCCATCGACCGCGAAAAAGCCAAGACCCACGGCGTGGCTGTCAGCGACATCTTCGACACCCTGCAGATCTACCTGGGTTCGCTGTATGCCAACGACTTCAACCGCTTCGGGCGCACCTATCAGGTCAACGTTCAGGCTGAACAGCAGTTCCGTCTCGAATCCGACCAGATCGGCCAGCTGAAAGTGCGCAACAACAAGGGCGAAATGATCCCGCTGGCGACCTTCATCAAGGTCAGCGACACCTCGGGCCCGGATCGCGTAATGCACTACAACGGCTTCATCACCGCTGAAATCAACGGTGCGGCAGCCCCCGGCTACAGCTCCGGCCAGGCCGAAAAAGCCATCGAGAAACTGCTCAAGGATGAACTGCCGAACGGCATGACCTACGAGTGGACCGACCTGACCTACCAGCAGATCCTGTCCGGCAACACCGCGCTGTTCGTGTTCCCGCTCTGCGTACTGCTGGCGTTCCTGGTGCTCGCCGCTCAATACGAAAGCTGGAGCCTGCCA
Coding sequences within it:
- the mexE gene encoding multidrug efflux RND transporter periplasmic adaptor subunit MexE, which codes for MEQSLKHLRFPLALLAVLVMSACGKTPETAATMPAAKVSVAKVLEQPVNEWDEFTGRLEAPETVEIRPRVSGQIDEVAFTEGALVKKGDLLFQIDPRPFQAEVRRLEALVAQARANATRSENEAGRGERLRASNAISAELADSRTSAAQEARAAVGALQAQLDLAKLNLSFTRVTAPISGRVSRAEITAGNLVTADTTPLTSVVSTDKVYAYFDADERVFLKYTQLARNGQRGATTPVYMGLSNEDGNPHLGQMNFVDNQVNPKTGTIRGRAVFDNSDGTYTPGLYARLKLVGSGTYNAMLINDEAVGTDLGKKFVLVMDADNKTVYRAVELGPKIEGLRIVRTGLNKDDTIIVKGLQRVRPGSPVTPEVIPMASEQTIAALAQQRQALEASNLPKVAPAKGAPGSVVKLAATTPRG
- a CDS encoding efflux RND transporter permease subunit translates to MNFSQFFISRPIFAAVLSLLILIAGAISLFQLPISEYPEVVPPTVVVRANFPGANPKVIGETVAAPLEQAITGVENMLYMSSQSTADGKITLTITFALGTDLDNAQVQVQNRVTRTEPKLPEEVTRIGITVDKASPDLTMVVHLTSPDKRYDMLYLSNYAILNIKDELARLGGVGDVQLFGMGDYSLRVWLDPNKTASRNLTATDVVTAIREQNRQVAAGQLGAPPAPNAQSFQLSVNTQGRLVSEEEFENIIIRSGDNGEITRLKDIARVELGSSQYALRSLLNNQPAVAIPIFQRPGSNAIQISNEVRDKMEELKKGFPQGMDYSIVYDPTIFVRGSIEAVVHTLFEALILVVLVVILFLQTWRASIIPLVAVPVSLIGTFAVMHLFGFSLNALSLFGLVLAIGIVVDDAIVVVENVERNIELGLNPFDATKKAMGEVTGPIIATALVLCAVFIPAAFISGLTGQFYKQFALTIAISTVISAFNSLTLSPALAAVLLKSHDAPKDRFSKVLDKIFGGWLFRPFNRFFDKASHGYVGTVRRVIRGSGIALFLYAGLMVLTFFGFANTPTGFVPGQDKQYLVAFAQLPDAASLDRTEDVIKRMSDLALKQPGVESAVAFPGLSINGFTNSPNAGIVFVTLKPFDERKDPSMSAGAIAGALNGQYANIQEAYMAIFPPPPVQGLGTIGGFRLQIEDRGNLGYDELYKETMNIIAKSHNVPELAGLFTSYTVNVPQVDAAIDREKAKTHGVAVSDIFDTLQIYLGSLYANDFNRFGRTYQVNVQAEQQFRLESDQIGQLKVRNNKGEMIPLATFIKVSDTSGPDRVMHYNGFITAEINGAAAPGYSSGQAEKAIEKLLKDELPNGMTYEWTDLTYQQILSGNTALFVFPLCVLLAFLVLAAQYESWSLPLAVILIVPMTLLSAITGVIVSGGDNNIFTQIGLIVLVGLACKNAILIVEFAKDKQLEGLDPLAAVLEACRLRLRPILMTSFAFIMGVVPLVFSSGAGAEMRHAMGVAVFSGMLGVTFFGLLLTPVFYVLIRNFVERGEARKAAKANNLQQPLEAQQ